A window of Amphiprion ocellaris isolate individual 3 ecotype Okinawa chromosome 12, ASM2253959v1, whole genome shotgun sequence contains these coding sequences:
- the traf3ip2a gene encoding E3 ubiquitin ligase TRAF3IP2, protein MDSFKGPCPHQSIPVEMDERMTSTSLDLAWPPPCTQCTEPTKGPEEYNYEPPQGAAYSVGLPESHYQPEPRSAHHAALDPHFMPPAPAAHSGHMNPFHRANIWPHGLREQILLNEPDLVVDNSSSFGGPSNQHCRRSTEESLEPPLPLKSNPYDHNPSQYPATHVTGRRLVQWSAMRQCPCCPPAHQLHHNNNRGHHNPNHYPAGPAQEHQPHQQLNRQQQGMQHRNAPNVPRGSLPPCAAPPRDVMLEVSVDRSNQADLRAATREVRKTISLPQECRNVFITYSVDTAEDILTFVNFLIAQGFNPAIDVFDSPIQRLGITKWMDSFLNDKSVLIIVVISPKYKQDVEEVGGDEHGLHTKYIHNQIQNEYIQQGCLNFRLVPVLFPSATKNHVPSWLRNTRIYRWPQDCQDIVLRLLREERYILPQRSVDLTLTVRPLSHH, encoded by the exons ATGGACTCTTTCAAAG GACCTTGCCCTCATCAGAGTATTCCTGTTGAGATGGATGAGAGGATGACATCCACCAGTCTGGACTTAGCCTGGCCTCCCCCTTGCACACAGTGTACAGAGCCCACCAAAGGGCCAGAGGAATACAACTATGAGCCTCCTCAGGGGGCAGCGTACAGTGTTGGACTCCCTGAGAGCCACTACCAGCCTGAACCCAGATCAGCCCATCATGCTGCTCTGGATCCACACTTCATGCCCCCAGCACCAGCGGCACATTCAGGACATATGAACCCCTTCCACCGTGCAAACATTTGGCCTCATGGTCTCAGAGAGCAGATACTGCTGAATGAACCGGACCTCGTGGTTgataacagcagcagcttcgGTGGCCCTTCAAACCAACACTGTAGGCGCTCCACGGAGGAATCCTTGGAGCCTCCTCTTCCGCTCAAATCGAACCCCTACGACCACAATCCATCACAATATCCAGCGACACATGTGACCG GCCGCAGGCTGGTGCAGTGGAGCGCCATGAGACAGTGTCCCTGCTGTCCTCCAGCCCATCAGCTCCATCATAATAACAACCGTGGTCATCACAATCCCAATCATTACCCTGCGGGTCCTGCCCAGGAGCATCAACCCCACCAACAACT CAATCGCCAACAACAAGGGATGCAACATAGAAATGCTCCCAATGTCCCCCGTGGATCTTTGCCTCCTTGTGCAGCGCCCCCTAGAGATGTGATGCTGGAGGTCAGTGTGGATCGATCCAATCAAGCAGATCTGAGAGCAGCCACGAGGGAGGTCAGGAAGACCATCAGCCTGCCTCAGGAGTGCA GAAATGTCTTCATCACATACTCAGTGGACACGGCTGAAGATATACTTACTTTTGTCAATTTTCTCATCGCTCAAGGTTTCAACCCAGCA ATTGACGTGTTTGATAGTCCAATCCAACGACTGGGCATCACCAAATGGATGGACAGCTTTCTGAATGAT AAATCGGTGCTCATCATCGTGGTCATCAGTCCCAAGTACAAGCAGGACGTGGAGGAAGTTGGAGGCGATGAGCACGGCCTGCACACCAAGTACATCCACAACCAG ATTCAAAATGAGTACATCCAACAAGGCTGCCTGAACTTTAGACTGGTTCCTGTGTTGTTTCCAAGTGCAACCAAG AACCACGTCCCCAGCTGGCTGAGGAACACCAGGATCTACCGCTGGCCTCAGGACTGCCAGGACATCGTGCTCCGCCTGCTGAGGGAGGAACGTTACATCCTCCCTCAACGCAGCGTCGATCTCACCCTCACCGTTCGACCTCTCTCACACCACTGA
- the LOC111563378 gene encoding probable G-protein coupled receptor 139, whose product MEGASITVFVIVQKIYYPLLCVMGIPANLFTFYMICFRKCGMSNTAIVYLSCLAIVDTFYLLWVILIDLTLTFWMRQPFWHSHPWCGILGFLQYGALYSSSWIVVVFTIERYLVLRSTATKQHFSQPWVTKLTCIAIVLVSHVVSVPMAWINVVTPVDFTVNGENVTLPRCRYRDKTYSTVLVWIATFLSIGIPIVLVIIFNSLISYHLCRASNLFTKEERRVMHGKSTRGMLRRTILLLGTVSVTFVVLSLPRFVTYSILRTQYNNESFNRNDYSIPINVAGDLANMLQNLNSTTNFLLYCMVSRCFRRELVRVVTCNSKARELGSVLTHTTMKVFSVVNHKTSSNPGIVVLINLKQME is encoded by the exons ATGGAGGGAGCCAGCATCACCGTCTTTGTCATCGTACAGAAGATATACTACCCGTTACTCTGTGTCATGGGTATCCCAG CAAACCTCTTCACGTTCTACATGATCTGTTTCCGTAAATGTGGGATGTCCAACACAGCCATCGTTTACCTGAGCTGTCTGGCCATTGTAGACACCTTCTACCTGCTGTGGGTGATTCTCATCGACCTCACTCTCACTTTCTGGATGCGGCAGCCCTTCTGGCACTCCCATCCCTGGTGTGGCATTCTGGGATTCCTGCAGTATGGAGCTCTCTACAGCTCTTCCTGGATTGTGGTGGTGTTTACCATCGAGCGATACCTCGTCCTCCGAAGCACGGCAACCAAACAGCACTTCTCCCAGCCCTGGGTCACCAAACTGACCTGCATCGCTATTGTGCTGGTGTCCCATGTGGTTTCTGTACCGATGGCTTGGATCAACGTTGTCACACCTGTGGACTTCACCGTGAACGGGGAGAACGTGACGCTGCCCAGGTGTCGATATCGTGATAAGACCTACTCTACAGTTTTAGTGTGGATAGCCACCTTCCTCTCTATAGGAATCCCCATCGTGTTGGTCATCATCTTCAACTCCCTCATCAGCTACCATCTGTGCCGCGCCAGCAATCTTTTCACCAAGGAGGAGCGTCGTGTCATGCATGGGAAGAGCACCAGGGGGATGTTGAGAAGAACCATTCTGCTGCTGGGAACAGTCTCCGTGACCTTCGTTGTACTCAGTCTGCCTCGGTTTGTCACGTACTCCATCCTGAGGACCCAGTACAACAATGAGAGCTTCAACAGGAATGACTACAGCATTCCCATCAACGTGGCTGGAGATTTAGCCAACATGCTGCAGAACTTAAACTCCACCACCAACTTCCTGCTCTACTGCATGGTCAGCCGGTGCTTCCGGAGGGAGCTGGTCCGGGTGGTGACTTGTAATTCGAAGGCCCGTGAGCTGGGCTCCGTCCTCACTCATACTACCATGAAAGTCTTCTCAGTGGTTAATCATAAGACTTCCAGCAATCCTGGGATAGTGGTGCTAATCAATCTCAAACAGATGGAGTAG